The window CTCACCGAGGCCCTGGACCGCTTCGCGGCCTCGGACGGTGTCCGTTTCCCCGACGACCTCGCCGTCCTGGCAGACCCCGCGGGCTGCACGCCCCTGCACGGCACCCGTGACGACTACCTCGTCCCGTCGGCCTGTCTCAACTCGACGGTGTCCGGGCTGGTGTCCCGCACCGTGCGCAACCCCACCCTGACCCCCGACGGCACCTTCCACGGCGCCAAGCAGTACCGCGACCTCGCACCCCGCGACCACTCCCGCGCCTTCGTCGCCGCGATCGCCGAGCAGTTCGACGCCGTCCGCGACCGCGTCGACGCGGTGGTGGCCACCCGTGCAACCGATGGCTCGCAGGAGGTCGACTGGCGTGGCATGCGCACCGTCGAGGCGATCGGGTCGGAGTTCGGCATCGACGACCTGCACCTCGTGAAGCCGGGTGTGGGCGAGACCACGCGCGTGCTGCTCCGCCGGGTGCCGTGGCAGGTGCTCGTCCGCGACCCGGACGACCTCGACATCGCCCACGTCGTCGCCCTCGCACGGGAGCGCGGCGTCCCCGTCCTGACCCGGCCGGACCTGGCCTACAGCTGCGTCGGGCTCATCCACCCCCTCGGCAGCCGGGTGGCCGGTTCCACGGTACGGACCGCTGTCGCCGACGCCGCCACGGGTGGTGCGGCGTGACCGCGCTGGTCGGCTTCGACCTGGACCGCACGCTCGTCTACTCGGCCGCGGCACTGCTGCTCGACGGACCGGACGAGACCGCTCCGGCGCTCGTCGTGACCGAGGTCTACCGGCACGCGCCGCTGTCGTTCATGACCCGGGCCGCCGACACCGCCCTCGCCGCACTCGCCGAGCGCGCCGCGGTCGTGCCCGTCACCACCCGGACGGTCGCGCAGTACCGGCGCATCCGGCTCCCGCTGCCTGCCGCCGGATGGGCCGTCACGACGAACGGCGCGGTCCTGCTCCACGACGGCAGGCCCGACGACGACTGGACGGCTGCGCTCCGGGACGAGATCGACGCGACCTCGGCTCCGCTCGAGACGGCCGAGGCGCTCGTGCTCGCCGGGCTCCCCGCGGCGGCACTGCTCCGCAACCACCGCGCCGAGGACCTCTTCGTCTACGCCGTGCTCGAGCGGACGGAACTCCCGGACCACGCGGTGTCCGACCTGGCGGCGACCCTCGCCGAGCAGGGTTGGACGGTGTCGGTGCAGGGTCGGAAGCTGTACGCGGTCCCGGTCGCGATCCGGAAGGAGCGGGCCCTGGCGGCCGTCGCGGAGCGGCTCGGCGCCACCCGGGTCGTCGCGGCAGGCGACTCACTGCTCGATCGCGACATGCTCGCCGCAGCCGACGTCGCGATCCGGCCGGCCCACGGTGAGCTGCACGCGGCGGGGTGGACGGCGCCGCACCTGCTCGTCACGCGGTCGTCAGGGGTCCTGGCCGGCGAGGAGATCATCGGCCTCGCCGCACGTGCCGTCGCCGACGTACCGGTACCCGCCAGCTGATCCCGGTCTCCTGCTGGTCTGCGTCTCCCGCTCCTGCTCCTGCTCCTGCTCCTGCTCCACCGAGGATGAACGGGCGGCCCTCCCAAAGGAGGACCGCCCGTTCCGACGTGCTGTGGGTCTGCTTACTTGGAGAAGCCCTTGAAGCGCTGGTTGAACTTCTCGACGCGACCGGCCGAGTCGAGGATGCGCTGCTTGCCCGTGTAGAACGGGTGCGAAGCGGACGAGATCTCGACGTCGATCACCGGGTAGGTGGCACCGTCGAGCTCGATCGTCTTGTCGCTGTTCGCGGTCGAACGCGTCAGGAAGGTCTCACCGGAGGCCAGGTCACGGAAGACGATGGCGCGGTACTCGGGGTGGGTGTCGGTCTTCATGGAGTTTCCTCGATAGCGGTAGCGGTGGTGGGATTGCGCGAGATGCGCGGGAAGTCATCGGCTTGCGCCAGCCGTCAACGTTACCAGACGGACGGCACGATCGCAGCGCTACGACGCGCGCGCCGTGTAGCGGCCGGCGTCCTTCGTGACGGACAGCGCGATGCCGAACGCCTCGGTCAGGGTCTCGTCGGTCAGGACCTCGTCGATCGGTCCGGCGGCCTGCACGTGGCCGTCGGCGAGCACCAGGGCGTGGGTGAACCCTGCGGGGATCTCCTCGACGTGGTGGGTGACGATCACGATGGCCGGTGAGTCGGCGCTCTGGGCGTAGCCACCGAGGGTGCGGACGAGGCTCTCGCGGGCGCCGAGGTCGAGCGAGGCGGCCGGCTCGTCCAGGAACAGGATCTCCGGGTCGGTCATGACGGCGCGGGCGATCTGGACGCGCTTCTGCTCGCCGTCGCTCAGCTCGCCGAAGGTGCGGTCGGTGAAGGAGCCCAGGCCCCACTCCTCGAGCACGCGCTGGGCACGGCGGACGTCGAGTTCCTCGTACTCCTCGTTCCAGCGACCCGTGACCGAGTACGCGGCCGTCAGCACGACGTCGATGACCTTCTCGGTCACCGGGATGCGGCGGGCCAGTGCGGTCGAGGCGAAGCCGATGCGCGGGCGGAGCTCGAACAGGTCGGCGCCGCCCAGCTCGGTGCCGAGCACCTCGACGTCACCGGAGGTCGGGAACGTCTGCGCGCCGGCGACCTGCAGCAACGTGGTCTTGCCGGCACCGTTCGCGCCGAGCACGACCCAGCGTTCGTCGTCCTGCACCTCCCACGAGATCGAGTCGAGGATGGTGGCCCCGTTGCGGACCACGGAGACGTCTGACAAGCGCACGACCGAGGGCATGCGACCAGCCTACGGGTTCCGGCCGAGCACCTCGTCGTAGACCTGCCGTGTCCTGGTGGCGATCGCGTCCCAGGTGAACTCCGACTCGACGCGCAGGCGTCCGGCGCGGCCCATGAGCTTCGCGAGCCCCTCGTCGGCGAGCACCTCGTTGAGGGTCGCCGCCAGGTCCGCCACGTACTGGTCG of the Curtobacterium sp. TC1 genome contains:
- a CDS encoding ABC transporter ATP-binding protein, which codes for MPSVVRLSDVSVVRNGATILDSISWEVQDDERWVVLGANGAGKTTLLQVAGAQTFPTSGDVEVLGTELGGADLFELRPRIGFASTALARRIPVTEKVIDVVLTAAYSVTGRWNEEYEELDVRRAQRVLEEWGLGSFTDRTFGELSDGEQKRVQIARAVMTDPEILFLDEPAASLDLGARESLVRTLGGYAQSADSPAIVIVTHHVEEIPAGFTHALVLADGHVQAAGPIDEVLTDETLTEAFGIALSVTKDAGRYTARAS
- a CDS encoding type B 50S ribosomal protein L31 encodes the protein MKTDTHPEYRAIVFRDLASGETFLTRSTANSDKTIELDGATYPVIDVEISSASHPFYTGKQRILDSAGRVEKFNQRFKGFSK
- a CDS encoding HAD family hydrolase encodes the protein MTALVGFDLDRTLVYSAAALLLDGPDETAPALVVTEVYRHAPLSFMTRAADTALAALAERAAVVPVTTRTVAQYRRIRLPLPAAGWAVTTNGAVLLHDGRPDDDWTAALRDEIDATSAPLETAEALVLAGLPAAALLRNHRAEDLFVYAVLERTELPDHAVSDLAATLAEQGWTVSVQGRKLYAVPVAIRKERALAAVAERLGATRVVAAGDSLLDRDMLAAADVAIRPAHGELHAAGWTAPHLLVTRSSGVLAGEEIIGLAARAVADVPVPAS